From Nitrospinaceae bacterium, one genomic window encodes:
- a CDS encoding radical SAM protein, whose product MALASPIAYLRHASYSPAVLDLAIETLDPDKISEALFVGISVPMHTALRLGIEAARRVREINQSCHICFYGLYASLNETYLLENVADSIIGGEIESPLAKLIDTLANGKDPSMVQGVSTRERQEEPYLEKITPLLPHRNGLPPLESYAHLYKDGEHLPVGTVEASRGCKHLCLHCPIPPVYKGRFFAVPREIVLEDIQALLEKGAKHITFADPDFLNGPAHALRIARALHDKHPELTFDFTAKVEHLVNNKDLLPEFARLGCIFIVSAVESLSDTVLANLDKGHTRADTLEALNHCNKANISIRPSLLSFTPWTSAEDYLDLIDFIEDNELIDHVDPIQLAIRLLVPPGADMLNSGAMQPHLGEYDPENFIHRWRHPDPRMDHLHGEVLAIAEDAATQEEDAALTFGRIRAAAVQTLERPDRDRPAPALPPDRLKPPRLTESWFC is encoded by the coding sequence ATGGCATTAGCCTCACCAATTGCCTATTTGCGCCACGCCAGCTATTCGCCAGCCGTTCTTGATTTGGCAATCGAAACACTTGACCCAGACAAAATATCGGAAGCTCTTTTTGTAGGAATCAGCGTTCCGATGCATACAGCGCTCCGGCTAGGAATAGAAGCGGCTCGACGGGTGCGCGAAATCAATCAGTCATGCCACATCTGCTTTTACGGCCTTTACGCCAGCCTGAACGAAACCTACCTTCTCGAAAACGTGGCGGACTCTATCATCGGAGGTGAAATAGAGTCACCACTCGCAAAATTAATCGACACCCTCGCCAACGGCAAAGATCCCTCCATGGTACAAGGCGTCAGCACCCGTGAGCGACAAGAGGAACCCTACCTAGAAAAAATAACGCCACTTCTACCCCACAGGAATGGACTTCCCCCGCTAGAGTCCTATGCCCATCTGTACAAAGATGGTGAACACCTGCCGGTGGGTACAGTCGAGGCCAGCCGTGGCTGCAAGCACTTATGCCTTCACTGCCCCATACCGCCCGTATACAAAGGACGATTTTTTGCTGTACCACGTGAAATTGTTCTTGAGGACATTCAAGCGCTCCTCGAAAAGGGCGCAAAACATATAACCTTTGCCGATCCGGATTTTTTAAACGGGCCCGCGCACGCGTTGCGAATCGCCCGGGCGCTCCATGACAAACACCCTGAGCTCACATTCGACTTCACAGCCAAGGTCGAGCACCTTGTTAACAACAAAGACCTTCTCCCTGAGTTTGCCCGCCTCGGCTGCATCTTCATTGTCTCTGCCGTTGAGTCGCTGAGCGATACCGTGCTTGCCAATCTCGACAAGGGCCACACGCGGGCGGACACGCTGGAGGCACTGAATCACTGCAACAAGGCGAATATCTCGATCCGCCCCTCGCTGCTCTCGTTCACCCCATGGACGAGCGCCGAGGACTACCTGGATCTGATTGATTTTATTGAAGATAACGAACTTATCGACCACGTTGACCCAATCCAGCTCGCCATACGCCTGCTGGTGCCCCCCGGGGCCGACATGCTCAACTCTGGCGCCATGCAGCCCCACCTTGGCGAATACGACCCCGAGAACTTCATCCACCGCTGGCGCCACCCCGATCCGAGGATGGACCACCTCCACGGGGAAGTGCTCGCCATCGCCGAGGACGCCGCCACCCAAGAAGAAGACGCCGCCCTCACCTTCGGGCGAATCCGCGCCGCCGCCGTCCAGACACTAGAGCGCCCCGATAGAGATCGGCCCGCCCCGGCCCTTCCCCCGGACCGCCTAAAGCCCCCCCGGCTCACCGAATCGTGGTTCTGCTGA
- the erpA gene encoding iron-sulfur cluster insertion protein ErpA — MSDTAINLFDATKPETREGISITTAAEDKVRELVDAEDKPGIGLRLTVTAGGCSGYSYGLYFDDSTDPNDHTIEADGFNIYVDANSYPMLNGASVDYVDTLQGSGFKIENPNATGTCGCGSSFTA; from the coding sequence ATGTCTGATACCGCAATCAACCTCTTCGATGCCACAAAACCCGAGACTCGCGAAGGGATTTCAATAACCACAGCCGCCGAAGACAAAGTAAGAGAACTCGTGGATGCAGAAGATAAACCAGGCATTGGCCTAAGGTTAACCGTGACTGCAGGAGGTTGCTCCGGATACAGCTACGGCCTCTACTTCGACGACAGCACAGACCCAAACGATCATACAATCGAAGCTGACGGTTTTAATATTTATGTTGACGCCAACAGCTATCCCATGCTGAACGGTGCTTCAGTCGATTACGTGGACACCCTTCAGGGTTCTGGATTTAAGATTGAAAATCCGAATGCGACAGGAACCTGTGGTTGCGGAAGCTCCTTCACCGCCTAA
- a CDS encoding Rrf2 family transcriptional regulator, with product MQISRAGDYALRAVVYLSRQTDGRLCTIGEIAHAQQIPQAFLAKLMPMLIKAKILNSVQGPKGGYRLSRPASEINFLEVIQAIDGPITLVMCQDTESCCEIEEFCSMNEVFALAQKRLTDFFREATFADLPVITEKELKDEHIHSGLTQISAEGENDVVKSLTNNTKSNKGEPFNV from the coding sequence ATGCAGATCAGCCGGGCGGGAGACTATGCATTGCGCGCGGTAGTCTACCTCTCGCGACAAACAGACGGCAGACTCTGTACCATAGGCGAGATCGCGCATGCACAGCAGATTCCCCAGGCCTTCCTCGCAAAACTGATGCCCATGCTCATCAAAGCAAAGATTCTGAATTCCGTTCAGGGCCCAAAAGGCGGCTACCGCCTCTCGCGCCCCGCCTCGGAGATTAATTTCCTTGAGGTTATCCAAGCGATCGACGGTCCAATTACATTAGTCATGTGCCAAGATACAGAGTCCTGTTGTGAGATAGAAGAATTTTGTTCGATGAACGAAGTTTTTGCCTTAGCCCAAAAGCGACTAACAGATTTCTTCAGGGAAGCGACCTTCGCCGACTTGCCCGTCATTACGGAAAAAGAGTTAAAAGATGAGCACATCCATAGCGGGTTAACTCAAATTTCGGCTGAAGGCGAAAACGACGTAGTCAAATCCTTGACAAACAACACAAAATCCAACAAAGGAGAACCATTCAATGTCTGA
- the clpB gene encoding ATP-dependent chaperone ClpB gives MNFDRFTHKTQEALQFAQEFAGSLGHQSLVPVHVLIALLDQPGGVLSPLVGKAGVDPGALHQALSGALEKLPKVSGGENEIYVSPELKRIIENAQAQAKALADEYVSAEHFILAALEPAQTDIAPILEKTGLEKEKLLDALKDIRGSERITDPDPESRYQSLERFAIDLTERARAGKLDPVIGRDAEIRRVMQVISRRTKNNPVLIGEPGVGKTAIAEGLALRIVNGDVPEGLKDKRLVSLDIGSLIAGSKYRGEFEDRLKAVLKEVTDSGGEIILFIDELHTVVGAGAAEGAVDASNLLKPALARGELHCVGATTLDEYHKHIEKDAALERRFQPILVGEPSVEDTVSILRGLKERYEVHHGVRILDSAIMSAATLSHRYISDRQLPDKAIDLIDESASALRMEIDSLPEEIDRQERALLRAQIEERALEKEEDDQSVERLENIRKQIADLKNETGGLRSRWADEKKIIGRIREFKGRFEALKAEAERAEREGDLGRAAEIRYGEIISVEKEIEEANGLLALQGENRMLKEEVGEDDIALVVSRWTGIPVTRLLEGEREKLLHMEERLHDRVIGQSRAVEAVSEAVRRARAGITEPDRPIGSFIFLGPTGVGKTELARALAEFLFDDEAAMIRVDMSEYMEKHSVARMIGAPPGYIGYDEGGHLTEQVRRHPYSVLLFDEIEKAHPEVFNLLLQVLDDGRLTDGQGRTVDFRNTVVIMTSNVGTEELSESRMGFLPADEPETKDSKSALSALRHVFRPEFLNRIDEVIPFESLDKGNIRKIVDIQLLRLKDRIAGQRISLELTEAAKNFLAERGWEPVYGARPLKRAIQTHVLNPVSKKLLGGECHPGDTVAADYRAGDEELIFSVVEEAETVSS, from the coding sequence ATGAATTTCGACCGCTTCACACATAAGACACAAGAGGCGCTCCAGTTTGCCCAGGAATTCGCCGGCTCGTTGGGGCACCAAAGCCTCGTGCCCGTCCATGTGCTCATTGCGCTCCTAGACCAGCCGGGCGGCGTCCTCTCCCCCTTGGTGGGCAAGGCCGGAGTAGATCCCGGCGCGCTGCATCAGGCCCTCTCTGGCGCCCTTGAAAAACTCCCGAAGGTCTCTGGTGGCGAGAATGAAATCTACGTCTCACCAGAGCTCAAACGCATCATCGAGAACGCCCAGGCCCAGGCCAAGGCGCTTGCCGATGAGTATGTCAGCGCCGAGCACTTCATCCTCGCGGCCCTTGAGCCGGCGCAGACCGACATTGCCCCGATTCTTGAAAAAACGGGTCTCGAGAAAGAAAAACTGCTCGATGCCCTCAAGGACATTCGGGGCTCTGAGCGTATCACCGATCCCGACCCCGAGAGCCGCTACCAATCCCTTGAGCGCTTTGCCATCGATCTCACAGAGCGGGCTCGTGCCGGAAAACTTGACCCCGTTATTGGTCGCGACGCCGAAATTCGCCGGGTCATGCAGGTCATCTCCCGTCGCACCAAAAACAACCCCGTCCTCATCGGCGAGCCCGGTGTCGGCAAAACCGCCATCGCCGAGGGTCTGGCGCTTCGCATCGTGAATGGAGATGTGCCCGAGGGCTTGAAAGACAAACGCCTCGTCTCGCTCGACATCGGCTCCCTCATCGCAGGCTCAAAATATCGGGGCGAGTTCGAAGATCGCCTCAAGGCGGTGCTCAAGGAAGTTACTGACTCCGGGGGAGAGATCATACTTTTCATCGACGAGCTGCATACTGTCGTAGGTGCCGGTGCCGCAGAGGGCGCCGTCGATGCCTCGAACCTGCTCAAGCCCGCCCTCGCGCGGGGCGAGCTGCATTGTGTCGGCGCAACCACCCTCGATGAATACCACAAGCACATCGAAAAAGATGCCGCTTTGGAGCGCCGCTTCCAGCCCATCCTGGTCGGCGAGCCGAGTGTCGAGGACACCGTTTCGATACTTCGGGGCCTTAAAGAGCGCTACGAGGTCCATCACGGTGTCCGCATTCTTGACAGTGCCATTATGTCGGCGGCCACGCTTTCGCATCGCTACATCAGCGACCGCCAGTTGCCCGACAAGGCCATTGATCTTATCGACGAGTCGGCGAGCGCCCTTCGGATGGAGATTGACAGCCTGCCCGAGGAGATTGATCGCCAGGAGCGCGCCCTTCTTCGCGCCCAGATTGAAGAGCGCGCGCTTGAAAAAGAAGAAGACGATCAGAGCGTCGAGCGCCTGGAAAACATTCGAAAGCAAATTGCCGATCTGAAGAACGAGACCGGCGGCCTGCGCTCCCGCTGGGCGGACGAGAAAAAAATTATCGGCCGCATCCGTGAATTCAAGGGCCGATTCGAGGCGCTCAAGGCCGAGGCCGAGCGCGCCGAGCGCGAGGGCGACCTGGGCCGGGCGGCCGAGATTCGCTACGGCGAAATTATTTCCGTCGAAAAGGAAATCGAGGAAGCCAACGGCCTTCTTGCGCTGCAGGGTGAGAACCGAATGCTCAAAGAAGAAGTGGGCGAGGATGACATTGCCCTCGTGGTGAGCAGGTGGACCGGCATACCCGTGACGCGCCTTCTTGAGGGCGAGCGGGAAAAACTTCTCCACATGGAAGAGCGGCTTCACGATAGGGTCATTGGTCAATCTCGCGCCGTCGAGGCTGTCTCGGAGGCCGTTCGTCGAGCAAGGGCGGGAATTACAGAGCCCGATAGGCCCATTGGCTCATTCATCTTCCTGGGCCCCACCGGCGTGGGCAAAACCGAGCTTGCCCGGGCGCTGGCGGAATTTCTCTTTGATGATGAGGCGGCCATGATTCGCGTCGATATGAGCGAGTACATGGAAAAACATTCGGTGGCGCGGATGATCGGCGCACCTCCGGGATACATTGGCTACGACGAAGGAGGGCACCTGACCGAGCAGGTCAGGCGGCATCCCTACTCGGTGCTCCTGTTCGATGAAATCGAAAAGGCCCACCCCGAGGTGTTCAATCTTTTGCTCCAGGTTCTTGACGACGGTCGCCTTACCGACGGCCAGGGGCGAACAGTTGATTTCAGAAATACGGTGGTCATCATGACGAGCAACGTTGGCACCGAGGAGCTCTCCGAGTCGCGGATGGGTTTTCTCCCCGCAGATGAGCCCGAGACGAAAGATTCGAAATCCGCCCTCTCGGCGCTTCGCCATGTGTTCCGGCCTGAATTCCTGAACCGCATCGACGAGGTGATACCCTTTGAGTCCTTGGACAAGGGAAACATTCGGAAGATCGTTGATATTCAGCTTTTGCGGCTTAAAGATCGCATTGCCGGGCAGCGAATCTCGCTTGAGCTGACCGAGGCGGCCAAAAACTTTCTCGCCGAGCGCGGCTGGGAGCCCGTTTATGGTGCGCGGCCCCTCAAGCGGGCGATACAAACGCATGTCCTCAATCCGGTCAGCAAGAAACTTCTGGGCGGCGAATGCCACCCGGGCGACACCGTCGCGGCCGATTACAGGGCTGGCGATGAAGAATTAATTTTTTCTGTAGTTGAGGAGGCCGAAACGGTGAGTTCTTAA
- the dnaK gene encoding molecular chaperone DnaK, with product MAGKVIGIDLGTTNSVVAIMEGGQPTVIPNQEGNRTTPSVVAFTSDKDRLVGLVAKRQAVTNPTNTIFSNKRFMGRRYDEVPEEVKMVPYEVIKSSTGDVRIKSEGEEHSPPAISAMVLQKLKQAAEDYLGSKVEDAVVTVPAYFNDSQRQATKDAGQVAGLNVLRIINEPTAAALAYGLDKKKDQLIAVYDFGGGTFDVSVLEVGDNVVEVKSTNGDTHLGGDNIDQLVMEWMLEEFKKDQGLDLSNDPMALQRLREEAEKAKIELSSSSETDINLPFITADASGPKHLNIKLSRSKLEQLAGELVERTLGPCRRAIDDAGVEPSAIDEVVLVGGSTRMPLVQETVNKFFGKEPHKGVNPDEVVAIGAAVQGGILAGDVKDVLLLDVTPLSLGIETLGGVATKLIERNTTIPVRKSETFSTAADNQPSVEVHVLQGEREMARDNRTLGKFHLTDIPPAQRGTPQIEVTFDIDANGIVSVSAKDQGTGKEQSITITSSSGLGDDEIRGMVSDAEEHADEDKKNREIIEARNQADSMAYSTEKMLKENEDKISEEDKTSIEEAIAGVKAVLENVEATKEEIEEASAKLEAASHKLAEVMYQQAAEQAGEEGAPTENGDGAAGGDASEQGDVVDAEFEEVDKDKS from the coding sequence ATGGCTGGAAAAGTGATAGGAATCGATTTAGGAACGACGAACTCTGTCGTGGCAATCATGGAAGGCGGGCAGCCGACTGTAATTCCCAACCAGGAGGGCAACCGAACGACCCCGAGCGTCGTGGCCTTCACAAGCGATAAAGATCGTCTCGTCGGCCTTGTGGCCAAGCGCCAGGCAGTGACGAATCCGACGAACACGATTTTCTCGAACAAGCGCTTCATGGGCCGTCGCTATGACGAGGTGCCCGAGGAAGTGAAGATGGTGCCGTACGAGGTCATAAAATCATCCACCGGCGATGTGCGGATTAAAAGCGAGGGCGAGGAGCATTCGCCGCCCGCTATTTCGGCGATGGTGCTTCAAAAACTCAAACAGGCGGCCGAGGATTATCTTGGAAGCAAGGTCGAGGATGCGGTTGTCACCGTGCCCGCTTATTTCAATGACAGCCAGCGGCAGGCAACAAAAGATGCCGGACAGGTTGCTGGCCTCAATGTCCTGCGAATCATCAACGAGCCGACGGCGGCAGCCCTGGCCTATGGGCTAGATAAGAAAAAAGATCAGCTCATCGCCGTCTACGACTTTGGTGGCGGAACGTTTGACGTTTCTGTTCTTGAGGTTGGTGACAACGTGGTTGAGGTGAAATCGACGAACGGCGACACGCATCTGGGCGGCGACAACATCGATCAACTTGTCATGGAGTGGATGCTTGAGGAATTCAAGAAAGATCAGGGGCTCGATCTCTCAAATGACCCGATGGCGCTCCAGCGGCTCCGCGAGGAGGCCGAAAAAGCCAAAATCGAACTATCGAGCTCAAGCGAGACAGATATTAATCTGCCGTTCATCACGGCGGACGCCTCCGGGCCCAAGCATCTGAACATCAAACTCTCTCGCTCGAAGCTTGAGCAGTTGGCTGGTGAACTGGTGGAGAGGACGCTCGGCCCCTGCCGCCGGGCGATTGATGATGCTGGTGTTGAGCCCAGCGCAATTGACGAAGTGGTGTTGGTTGGCGGCTCGACCCGTATGCCGCTCGTTCAGGAAACGGTCAATAAGTTCTTTGGTAAAGAGCCTCACAAGGGTGTGAACCCGGACGAGGTTGTCGCCATCGGTGCGGCAGTCCAGGGCGGTATTCTTGCGGGAGACGTGAAGGACGTCCTTCTGCTTGACGTTACCCCCCTTTCGCTGGGCATCGAAACACTTGGCGGCGTTGCGACGAAGCTCATCGAGCGCAATACGACGATTCCGGTTCGCAAGAGCGAGACCTTCTCAACGGCTGCCGACAACCAGCCCTCAGTTGAGGTGCATGTGCTCCAGGGCGAGCGCGAGATGGCACGCGACAACAGAACCCTCGGCAAATTCCATCTCACCGATATTCCGCCCGCCCAGCGCGGCACACCGCAAATCGAAGTAACCTTCGACATCGACGCCAATGGCATCGTAAGCGTGTCGGCCAAGGACCAGGGCACCGGCAAGGAGCAGTCGATCACAATTACCAGCTCTAGCGGTCTTGGTGATGATGAGATCCGGGGCATGGTGAGCGATGCCGAGGAGCACGCCGATGAGGATAAGAAGAATCGCGAGATCATCGAGGCGCGCAACCAGGCCGACTCCATGGCCTACAGCACCGAGAAGATGCTCAAGGAGAATGAGGATAAAATTTCAGAAGAGGACAAAACCTCGATTGAGGAGGCCATCGCTGGTGTGAAGGCCGTTCTTGAGAACGTTGAGGCAACGAAAGAGGAAATCGAGGAGGCCAGCGCCAAACTGGAGGCCGCCTCGCATAAACTGGCCGAAGTGATGTATCAACAGGCAGCCGAGCAGGCTGGCGAGGAAGGGGCGCCCACAGAGAACGGAGACGGCGCAGCAGGGGGCGATGCCTCCGAGCAGGGAGATGTCGTGGACGCAGAGTTCGAGGAAGTGGACAAGGATAAGAGCTGA
- a CDS encoding DnaJ domain-containing protein, with protein sequence MAKQDYYEVFGVQQNASDDEIKRVFKKLARKYHPDVNPGDNKAEERFKEISEAYAVLSDPEKRRKYDAMGHNAFAGGSPWGARGAPQNVEDILREFGVGDVFGGMFGGAGRGGGGGFWGSPRPQGPQKGNDVNYTMEIGFDDSLRGMNSTITVPKVEVLNGAMHRGTERIQVKVPPGVSNGSKIRLAKKGEPSPNGGPGGDLFIITRVRPHEFLERKGDNLHLDLPVSISEALLGTRIEIHTYEGTTKMTIPPCTQSGQTFRLSGKGAPHLKGSGKGDLYVTARVQIPKHLDEESKELIREFERKNPSSPRAEMTGVSL encoded by the coding sequence ATGGCTAAGCAGGATTATTACGAGGTTTTCGGCGTCCAGCAGAACGCCTCTGACGATGAGATAAAGCGCGTTTTTAAAAAGCTTGCCCGAAAATATCACCCGGACGTGAATCCGGGTGATAATAAGGCCGAGGAGCGCTTCAAGGAGATTAGCGAGGCCTACGCAGTCCTTTCGGACCCGGAGAAGCGCCGTAAATATGACGCCATGGGCCATAACGCGTTTGCGGGCGGAAGCCCGTGGGGTGCAAGGGGCGCGCCGCAGAATGTCGAGGATATTCTCCGGGAGTTTGGTGTCGGGGATGTCTTCGGCGGCATGTTCGGCGGCGCTGGTCGTGGTGGCGGCGGTGGATTCTGGGGCTCGCCCCGACCGCAGGGGCCCCAAAAAGGAAACGATGTTAACTACACGATGGAGATTGGGTTCGACGATTCGTTGCGCGGGATGAACTCGACCATCACGGTGCCCAAGGTGGAGGTTCTAAACGGCGCCATGCACCGGGGAACCGAGCGCATTCAGGTGAAGGTGCCGCCCGGCGTCTCGAATGGCTCGAAAATCAGGCTTGCCAAAAAAGGCGAGCCCTCGCCCAACGGTGGGCCCGGCGGTGATTTGTTCATCATCACGCGGGTGCGGCCCCATGAATTTTTAGAGCGAAAGGGCGACAATCTGCATCTCGATTTGCCCGTCTCTATTTCCGAGGCGCTTTTGGGCACGCGAATTGAAATTCATACCTACGAGGGAACAACGAAGATGACGATCCCGCCCTGCACCCAGAGCGGGCAGACGTTCCGCCTCAGCGGCAAGGGCGCCCCTCATCTTAAGGGCAGTGGCAAGGGCGATCTCTATGTGACGGCCCGTGTGCAGATTCCCAAACATCTTGACGAGGAGAGCAAGGAATTGATTCGCGAGTTCGAGCGGAAGAATCCCTCAAGCCCCCGCGCCGAGATGACGGGCGTGAGTCTTTAG
- a CDS encoding MerR family transcriptional regulator: MVASRAQRKDGRYTISAVAEMFEVHPQTLRMYEREGLLEPGRSEGKTRLYSEGDLEQLEIILTLTREMGVNLAGVAVILDLRSKLVQAVERLSELEDVFSSDAMEDLREQLRGVGPERGAMIPLRAAKLIRVKRQTS; the protein is encoded by the coding sequence ATGGTGGCGAGCCGGGCACAGAGGAAAGATGGAAGGTACACGATAAGCGCCGTGGCCGAGATGTTCGAGGTCCATCCCCAGACGCTCCGCATGTATGAGCGCGAGGGGCTTTTGGAGCCGGGCAGAAGCGAGGGGAAAACCCGTCTGTACTCAGAAGGTGATCTCGAGCAGCTCGAAATAATACTCACCCTCACGCGGGAGATGGGGGTGAACCTCGCCGGCGTCGCGGTGATCCTCGACCTTCGCTCAAAGCTGGTGCAGGCGGTCGAGCGGTTGAGTGAGTTGGAGGACGTTTTCAGCTCCGATGCCATGGAGGATCTTCGCGAGCAGTTGCGCGGGGTTGGTCCCGAGCGGGGAGCGATGATTCCGCTGCGCGCAGCCAAGTTGATTCGCGTTAAGCGGCAAACGAGCTAG
- a CDS encoding zinc metalloprotease HtpX translates to MSTNSIKSFALLGLLTALILWVGNLVGGRGGLIIALLIAVAMNGYSYWYSDKMVLWSTGAQEVLPGHAPELYGMVGDLARRAQLPMPRVYVVPERAPNAFATGRNPENAAVAFTEGILETLDREELEGVAAHELAHILNRDILISTIAATLAGAVMYIAQIAQFAAFFGGGRRNDEEGGGGLLGIFLAAIVAPVAAMLLQMAVSRSREYIADATGAQISGNPVGLANALGRLDEAAHHEHLHCATEATAHMYIANPFSAGGLSSLFSTHPPMAERIQRLLDMR, encoded by the coding sequence GTGAGTACGAATTCGATCAAGAGTTTTGCTCTTCTCGGGTTGCTGACGGCGCTGATCCTATGGGTCGGAAATTTGGTCGGCGGGCGTGGCGGGCTCATCATAGCGCTCCTCATCGCGGTGGCGATGAATGGCTACAGCTACTGGTACTCGGACAAGATGGTGCTCTGGTCCACCGGGGCGCAAGAGGTCTTGCCCGGGCATGCGCCCGAACTATACGGCATGGTGGGCGATCTCGCCCGGCGGGCTCAGCTTCCCATGCCCCGGGTCTATGTGGTGCCTGAGCGGGCGCCCAATGCATTTGCCACCGGGCGCAATCCCGAGAATGCGGCGGTCGCCTTCACCGAGGGTATCCTTGAAACGCTTGATCGAGAGGAGCTAGAGGGCGTTGCCGCACACGAGCTGGCCCACATACTCAATCGCGACATTCTCATCAGCACCATCGCTGCGACACTGGCGGGCGCTGTCATGTATATAGCCCAGATAGCTCAATTCGCGGCCTTCTTTGGCGGCGGTCGGCGCAATGATGAAGAAGGGGGAGGCGGTCTGCTGGGCATTTTCCTCGCAGCGATTGTCGCACCCGTGGCCGCCATGCTCCTTCAGATGGCTGTGAGTCGTTCGCGAGAATACATAGCCGATGCCACTGGCGCACAAATTTCGGGCAACCCGGTCGGGCTGGCTAACGCCCTTGGGCGGCTCGATGAGGCAGCACACCACGAGCATCTTCACTGCGCCACCGAAGCAACGGCGCACATGTATATAGCCAATCCCTTCTCGGCGGGCGGGCTCTCTAGCCTGTTTAGTACCCATCCCCCGATGGCGGAGCGGATTCAAAGATTGTTGGATATGCGGTAG
- a CDS encoding nucleotide exchange factor GrpE, with amino-acid sequence MDRVEISSSPNEEELSKNAVAGNEEGEQEGPKVVDRRRVHDVADKSNSSEDDGEVVVEEPVRKPTFVEELEQKVVIAEEKLKEHIERIDKESAEFRARQERELERRTLQSRKDAVSAFLGIADDLSRATTAAAGSRNDPTKSKEVLESLVQGVQMIQGRFFQELASLGVKPFVAKGEKFDPERHEAVRTVEVDDKKFDGFVVEELARGYVLGDEVIRPSTVAVGKYPSSS; translated from the coding sequence ATGGACCGTGTCGAAATCAGTTCCTCGCCGAACGAGGAAGAATTATCCAAAAACGCTGTCGCTGGTAATGAGGAGGGCGAACAAGAAGGCCCCAAGGTAGTTGATCGGCGGCGAGTTCATGACGTTGCCGACAAAAGCAATTCATCAGAGGACGATGGTGAGGTGGTTGTCGAGGAGCCTGTCCGCAAACCCACCTTTGTCGAGGAGCTTGAGCAAAAAGTCGTAATTGCCGAGGAAAAACTTAAAGAGCATATCGAACGAATCGACAAAGAGTCGGCCGAGTTCCGGGCTCGCCAAGAGCGAGAGCTTGAGCGACGTACCCTTCAATCTCGGAAGGATGCCGTTTCTGCATTTCTTGGCATCGCCGATGATTTGAGTCGTGCGACGACTGCAGCCGCTGGCTCTCGCAATGACCCCACCAAGAGCAAGGAGGTGCTTGAGTCCCTTGTGCAGGGTGTTCAGATGATACAGGGTCGTTTTTTTCAAGAACTCGCCTCGCTAGGCGTTAAACCGTTCGTCGCCAAGGGAGAAAAATTCGATCCCGAGCGGCACGAGGCGGTGCGCACAGTTGAGGTGGACGACAAGAAATTCGATGGCTTTGTCGTCGAGGAGCTGGCGCGGGGTTATGTTCTTGGTGATGAAGTGATTCGCCCGAGCACTGTCGCTGTTGGGAAATACCCCTCTTCATCGTAA